In Blastopirellula sp. J2-11, a single genomic region encodes these proteins:
- a CDS encoding EamA family transporter, with product MTSNWFAWALLSAGFAALTAIFAKIGLEGVNSDFATLIRTVVILIVLAGFVWATGAISDPRQLSFKTLVFLVASGLATGASWVCYFRALKVGEASKVAPVDKFSLVLVAVFAFLFLGERPVPREWLGIALVGAGVVLLAWKR from the coding sequence ATCACCAGCAACTGGTTCGCCTGGGCGTTACTCTCCGCCGGCTTCGCCGCGCTGACCGCGATCTTCGCCAAGATCGGCCTGGAAGGCGTCAACTCGGACTTCGCCACGCTGATCCGCACTGTCGTGATCTTGATCGTGCTGGCCGGGTTCGTCTGGGCGACCGGAGCGATTAGTGATCCGCGGCAACTCTCGTTTAAGACGCTCGTGTTTCTGGTCGCTTCGGGCCTGGCGACTGGCGCTTCGTGGGTTTGTTACTTCCGCGCGTTGAAAGTGGGGGAAGCGTCCAAGGTTGCGCCGGTCGACAAGTTCAGCCTGGTGCTGGTCGCCGTGTTCGCGTTTCTCTTTCTGGGCGAACGCCCTGTGCCGCGGGAATGGTTGGGCATTGCGCTCGTGGGCGCCGGAGTCGTGCTGTTGGCGTGGAAGCGTTAA
- a CDS encoding MFS transporter produces MATESPESTLADEVSPEITPSTEVADATKVSRPQLVIAILGALSVSHLLNDVMQSLLPAVYPLLKENYSLSFFQVGLITFTFHVTASLLQPLVGMVTDRRPWPYSLVVGMGFTLVGLNLLALAGSFESILIAAAMVGIGSSVFHPEASRVARLASGGRYGFAQSLFQVGGNAGSAIGPLLAAFVVAPWGQPSIAWFSIGAIAALMILGYVGRWYQRHLNDLKANPRKVRIEQTSTLTPGRVYGAVGVLLMLVFSKYIYLVSLSSYYTFYLMDKFDVPVQSAQLYLFIFLGAVAVGTLGGGPVGDRLGFKTVIWFSILGVLPFTLILPYANLFGTVVLTVPIGLILASAFSAIIVYAQELLPSKVGMIAGMFFGFAFGIAGIGAAVLGWLADQTSIEYVYHVCSFLPLVGLLTALLPNLESRG; encoded by the coding sequence ATGGCGACTGAAAGCCCCGAATCGACGCTTGCCGACGAAGTCTCCCCTGAAATTACTCCTTCCACAGAAGTTGCCGATGCGACGAAGGTGAGTCGCCCGCAGTTGGTGATCGCGATCCTGGGAGCGCTCAGCGTGTCGCATCTGTTGAACGATGTGATGCAGTCGCTGTTGCCTGCGGTTTATCCGCTATTGAAAGAAAACTATTCGCTGTCGTTCTTTCAGGTCGGGCTGATCACGTTCACGTTTCATGTGACCGCTTCGCTGCTGCAGCCGCTGGTCGGGATGGTGACCGATCGACGGCCATGGCCTTATTCGCTGGTCGTCGGGATGGGCTTTACGCTCGTCGGTTTGAATCTGTTGGCGTTGGCCGGAAGCTTTGAATCGATCTTAATCGCCGCCGCGATGGTCGGAATCGGCTCGTCGGTCTTTCATCCCGAAGCGTCGCGCGTGGCGCGGCTCGCCTCGGGGGGGCGTTATGGTTTTGCGCAGTCGTTGTTTCAAGTGGGAGGCAATGCAGGCTCGGCGATTGGTCCGTTGTTGGCCGCGTTTGTGGTCGCTCCTTGGGGACAGCCGAGCATCGCGTGGTTCTCGATCGGCGCCATCGCGGCCCTGATGATTTTGGGCTACGTCGGGCGATGGTATCAACGTCATTTGAACGACTTGAAAGCGAATCCGCGGAAGGTCCGAATCGAGCAAACGTCGACGCTGACGCCGGGCCGCGTGTATGGCGCCGTCGGCGTGTTGCTGATGTTGGTCTTTTCGAAGTACATCTACCTGGTCAGTCTGAGCAGCTACTACACGTTCTATCTGATGGACAAGTTCGACGTGCCGGTGCAATCGGCTCAGTTGTATCTGTTTATCTTCTTAGGCGCCGTCGCGGTCGGCACGTTGGGCGGAGGACCGGTCGGCGATCGATTGGGCTTTAAAACGGTGATTTGGTTTTCGATTCTCGGCGTGTTGCCGTTCACCTTGATTTTGCCTTACGCCAATTTGTTTGGGACGGTGGTGCTGACCGTGCCGATCGGTTTGATCCTGGCTTCCGCTTTCTCAGCAATCATCGTTTACGCCCAAGAACTGCTGCCGAGCAAAGTGGGCATGATCGCTGGGATGTTCTTCGGTTTCGCCTTTGGGATCGCCGGGATCGGCGCCGCGGTGCTCGGTTGGCTGGCCGATCAGACGAGTATCGAATACGTCTATCACGTCTGCTCGTTCCTGCCGCTGGTGGGACTTTTGACGGCACTGCTGCCGAATCTGGAGTCCCGAGGCTAG
- a CDS encoding MarR family winged helix-turn-helix transcriptional regulator, which yields MTNAPRNKENGLAAEIGKRTPFTSLKQEAYLNLVRTHEQLAGQFARLLKQHGLSDPQYNALRILRGEGKPMQTYQIAERMITSQTDISRLVDRLETNELVERERSAEDRRVVWVTLTKQGSAILKKLDQPVADLHESQFKAFSDDQLKSLTKLLFAARKSGE from the coding sequence ATGACAAATGCACCCCGCAACAAGGAGAACGGACTCGCCGCTGAAATCGGCAAGCGAACTCCGTTTACCAGCTTGAAACAGGAAGCCTATCTGAATCTGGTTCGCACGCATGAGCAGCTTGCCGGCCAGTTTGCCCGACTGCTGAAGCAGCACGGCTTGTCGGACCCGCAATACAATGCGTTGCGCATCTTGCGGGGCGAAGGGAAGCCGATGCAGACCTACCAGATTGCGGAGCGGATGATCACGTCGCAGACCGATATTTCTCGCTTGGTTGATCGCCTTGAGACCAACGAGTTGGTCGAGCGAGAACGTAGCGCCGAAGATCGCCGTGTCGTGTGGGTTACGCTTACAAAGCAAGGAAGTGCGATTTTGAAGAAACTCGATCAACCGGTCGCCGATCTCCATGAGTCGCAGTTTAAAGCATTCAGCGATGACCAATTGAAGTCGTTGACCAAGTTGCTCTTTGCTGCTCGCAAGAGTGGAGAGTGA
- a CDS encoding FMN-dependent NADH-azoreductase — MAKLLHIESSPRKARSASIAVAKEFLAKYQEANPADEVETWDLWSTSLPEFDGDTIDAKYQILHGQDHSPEQAAAWKGVTDVFDRFNSADKYVLSLPMWNFGVPYKLKHLIDVITQPGLAFNFSPETGYTGLVTGKPITVIYARGGEYTSSEQMKAIDFQKSYVEFLLGFIGFTDVKSIVIEPMLAPPEVAGPAKENAKKQATEIAASF; from the coding sequence ATGGCCAAATTACTTCACATTGAGTCGTCCCCCCGGAAAGCTCGCTCCGCTTCGATCGCCGTGGCGAAAGAGTTTTTAGCGAAATATCAAGAGGCGAATCCGGCGGACGAAGTTGAGACATGGGACTTGTGGTCGACTTCGTTGCCGGAATTCGATGGCGATACGATCGACGCTAAGTACCAGATCTTGCATGGCCAAGATCACTCGCCAGAGCAAGCCGCCGCTTGGAAAGGAGTGACCGACGTGTTCGATCGATTCAACTCGGCCGATAAGTATGTGTTGAGTCTGCCGATGTGGAATTTTGGCGTTCCGTATAAACTGAAGCACCTGATCGACGTCATCACCCAGCCGGGGTTGGCTTTCAACTTTTCCCCAGAGACCGGCTACACGGGGCTAGTGACCGGCAAACCGATCACGGTGATTTATGCTCGCGGCGGCGAATACACGTCTAGCGAGCAAATGAAGGCGATCGATTTTCAAAAGTCATACGTTGAATTCTTGCTGGGCTTCATCGGCTTTACCGACGTGAAGAGTATCGTCATCGAGCCGATGTTGGCGCCGCCGGAAGTCGCTGGTCCTGCGAAAGAGAACGCTAAGAAGCAAGCGACGGAAATCGCGGCCAGCTTCTAG
- a CDS encoding VOC family protein: MQVSPYLFFRGDCRAAFEFYEKLLGAKIEAILPHAGTPAGEHVPEDWQDKIMHACMTIGDTLLMASDCPPEQFAKPQGFKVSLQIDEPSEAERVFAGLSEGGKIEMPLQETFWALRFGMVTDRFGTPWMINCGKSE; encoded by the coding sequence ATGCAAGTCAGCCCCTATCTCTTTTTTCGTGGCGATTGCCGAGCGGCGTTTGAGTTTTACGAAAAGCTATTGGGCGCCAAGATCGAAGCGATATTGCCCCATGCCGGCACTCCCGCCGGCGAGCATGTCCCAGAAGACTGGCAAGACAAAATCATGCATGCGTGCATGACGATCGGCGATACGCTGCTGATGGCTTCGGACTGTCCGCCAGAGCAATTTGCGAAACCGCAAGGATTCAAGGTTTCGTTGCAAATTGACGAACCCTCCGAAGCGGAACGGGTTTTCGCCGGGCTCTCCGAAGGAGGCAAGATCGAGATGCCGCTGCAAGAAACCTTCTGGGCGTTGCGCTTTGGCATGGTGACCGATCGCTTCGGCACGCCGTGGATGATCAACTGCGGCAAGTCAGAATAA
- a CDS encoding CHASE domain-containing protein — MQIKVSHRDESRTTATIDAAWLIIAARILLCLSLLTSLLVLIAWPAGWISLRSIIAGLPTMKVNTAVGLALLSLAGLFWTIVTRPPNRLQLLPQLLALLAIAMGIANLTQSLTAVDLGINTLLCDDPASIAAGEIPGQMSLGTSLGISLLGVGMLLWRGTFKPIGIGATLLGGAIGVLGVGMFLSRASGLRDIPIFSTTAIHTALLLSTIALSILLASQGLKLAKTDVFFTRLKKDIRRAQPLICIVTVTLLVGFLVTALLVRDSQNHIRSANFAQFLRRSELLTLEIQRRANICVYGLNGARGMYTGSQFVDRREFAAYVASRDLPNEFPGAIGFGMIQRVNRDDVDSFVAQERADNAPEFAVHSLGDAPIAYIIQHVYPLEDNRAAWGYDIGSENIRRTAIEKAIRSGEPTITGMIHLLQDNVERSGFLYYVPVYKNETNPHTPVEREANLAGVLYAPIILERSLDRMGDMLDNGLDFEIFDGDERTKRPYLYDHDRHLDNFAGLHFNQAAYKGRTFFHSEPITVGGRAWTIVTSTTPQFDAQIDRVTPAVLGLGGAALSLLLAGIVWSMGLSQTRAMALAEDMTQELRASEKCATEAADEAERLAKIIRRTSNGVIITDIDGKIEWVNDGFTRISGYRLEEALQKTPSELLYGPNSNPDAIARLQEAFLHRVSTNAEIVNYAKDRREYVVSTEIAPLFDANGTLTGFMMIESDITEKCAVEARLKAVNAELISAHREAKRASKIKSEFLANMSHEIRTPMTAIVGFSDLLLEQGVSEEEKRKSVGTIQRNGNHLLELINDILDLSKVEAGKFDIELRTMNPIEVVRDVQELLNDRAIAQENQLQIEWRGSLPQTICSDSTRLKQALFNLVGNAIKFTRKGVVKVIAQCDFANELMSFQVIDSGIGMSLEQLEHIFQPFRQADASTTRNFGGTGLGLTITKQIAELLGGEITVESQPGHGSTFTLRVATGDLTGVPLRSSHDAAEPDSPSTIVATSNLHGRVLLVEDGPDNRKLIGFILRKAGADVTIAENGELGRDAALQAWRADTPFDVILMDMQMPVMDGYTATAQLRNAGYTGQIIALTAHAMRGDVNKCLDAGCDAYLTKPIERKSFLKEISARIQMSTLQNNTEAR; from the coding sequence ATGCAGATAAAAGTTAGCCATCGTGATGAATCGCGCACGACGGCGACGATTGACGCTGCGTGGCTAATCATCGCCGCTCGAATTCTGCTTTGCCTGAGCCTGCTAACATCCTTGCTCGTCCTCATCGCGTGGCCGGCAGGCTGGATCAGTTTACGATCCATCATCGCGGGACTTCCCACGATGAAGGTCAACACGGCCGTCGGCTTGGCGCTCCTCTCTCTGGCCGGACTGTTTTGGACGATCGTGACGCGTCCCCCCAACAGACTCCAACTTCTTCCCCAACTGCTTGCCTTGCTCGCGATCGCAATGGGAATCGCGAATTTGACCCAATCTCTAACGGCGGTTGATCTGGGGATCAATACGTTGCTATGCGATGACCCCGCTTCCATTGCAGCCGGCGAGATTCCAGGGCAAATGTCATTAGGAACATCACTGGGAATCTCGTTGCTAGGCGTCGGGATGCTTCTTTGGCGCGGAACTTTCAAGCCAATTGGAATCGGAGCGACGCTCCTCGGCGGAGCAATCGGCGTCCTCGGCGTGGGGATGTTTCTGAGTCGCGCGTCGGGTCTCCGAGATATTCCCATCTTTTCCACCACAGCGATCCATACGGCGTTGCTCCTCTCGACCATTGCATTGAGTATTCTTCTGGCTTCGCAAGGATTGAAACTTGCGAAGACCGACGTTTTCTTCACGCGTTTGAAAAAAGATATCCGCCGCGCGCAACCCTTAATCTGCATCGTCACTGTGACGTTACTGGTTGGATTTCTGGTGACGGCTTTACTCGTTCGCGACTCGCAAAATCATATTCGCAGCGCCAATTTCGCACAGTTCTTACGGCGAAGCGAGTTGCTGACGCTGGAGATTCAACGACGTGCAAACATCTGCGTCTATGGTCTCAATGGGGCCCGCGGCATGTACACCGGCAGTCAATTTGTGGACCGCCGCGAATTCGCCGCGTATGTCGCTTCCCGCGACTTGCCGAACGAATTTCCGGGCGCCATCGGCTTTGGCATGATCCAACGCGTCAACCGCGACGATGTTGATAGCTTTGTCGCCCAAGAACGAGCCGACAATGCGCCCGAGTTCGCGGTTCATTCTCTTGGAGACGCGCCGATCGCGTACATCATCCAACATGTCTATCCCCTGGAAGATAATCGCGCTGCCTGGGGTTACGATATTGGATCCGAAAATATTCGGCGCACTGCGATCGAAAAAGCGATCCGCTCTGGCGAACCGACGATCACCGGCATGATCCATCTCTTGCAAGATAATGTCGAGCGGTCCGGATTTCTCTATTATGTTCCGGTCTACAAAAACGAGACCAATCCGCATACGCCCGTCGAGCGAGAAGCCAATCTAGCCGGCGTCTTGTATGCGCCGATTATCTTGGAGCGAAGTCTGGATCGCATGGGCGATATGCTCGACAACGGACTTGATTTTGAAATCTTCGATGGAGACGAGCGGACCAAACGACCCTATTTATACGATCATGATCGCCACTTGGATAACTTCGCTGGCCTCCATTTCAATCAAGCGGCGTACAAAGGCCGCACCTTTTTCCATAGCGAGCCGATCACCGTCGGTGGTCGGGCTTGGACCATCGTAACAAGCACCACTCCCCAGTTTGACGCACAAATTGATCGCGTGACGCCGGCAGTCTTGGGACTTGGCGGAGCGGCGCTCAGCTTATTGCTGGCCGGCATCGTCTGGTCGATGGGCTTAAGCCAAACACGCGCGATGGCCTTAGCTGAAGACATGACGCAAGAGTTACGAGCAAGCGAAAAATGCGCGACGGAGGCAGCCGATGAAGCGGAACGCCTGGCGAAGATTATTCGTCGCACCAGCAACGGCGTAATTATTACCGACATTGACGGCAAGATTGAATGGGTCAACGACGGCTTTACGCGAATCAGTGGGTATCGACTGGAAGAAGCCCTCCAAAAAACGCCCAGCGAACTGTTGTATGGTCCTAACAGCAATCCGGATGCGATCGCACGCCTGCAGGAAGCGTTCCTTCACCGAGTTTCCACCAATGCGGAAATCGTCAACTACGCTAAAGACCGGCGAGAATATGTTGTTTCAACTGAAATCGCACCGCTATTTGACGCCAACGGCACGCTGACCGGATTCATGATGATCGAAAGCGACATCACGGAAAAATGCGCCGTCGAGGCTCGCCTGAAAGCGGTCAACGCAGAGCTCATCTCCGCCCATCGAGAAGCGAAACGCGCCAGCAAGATCAAAAGCGAGTTTCTCGCCAATATGAGCCACGAAATTCGAACCCCCATGACCGCTATCGTCGGGTTCAGCGATCTCCTGCTCGAACAAGGGGTGTCGGAAGAGGAGAAACGCAAATCAGTCGGCACCATTCAGCGCAACGGAAATCACCTGCTCGAATTGATCAACGACATTCTCGATCTTTCGAAAGTCGAAGCGGGCAAGTTCGATATCGAACTGCGCACCATGAATCCGATCGAAGTTGTGCGCGACGTGCAAGAGTTACTGAACGACCGAGCGATCGCCCAAGAGAATCAGTTGCAGATCGAATGGCGAGGCTCACTCCCGCAAACGATCTGCAGCGATTCGACGCGATTGAAGCAAGCCCTGTTCAATCTCGTCGGAAACGCGATCAAGTTCACCCGAAAAGGGGTGGTGAAAGTCATCGCCCAATGCGACTTCGCCAACGAGCTGATGAGCTTCCAGGTAATTGACTCGGGCATCGGCATGTCGTTGGAACAGTTGGAGCATATCTTTCAGCCATTTCGCCAAGCGGACGCATCGACAACGCGCAATTTTGGCGGCACCGGACTTGGCTTGACGATCACCAAGCAAATCGCCGAGTTGCTGGGAGGTGAAATCACGGTCGAGAGCCAACCGGGGCACGGCAGCACTTTCACCCTACGTGTTGCGACGGGTGATTTAACCGGAGTTCCCTTGCGATCGTCGCATGACGCCGCGGAACCAGATAGTCCCTCGACCATCGTCGCGACCAGCAACCTCCATGGGCGCGTCCTCTTGGTCGAGGATGGTCCCGACAATCGAAAACTCATTGGCTTTATTCTCCGCAAAGCAGGCGCTGACGTCACAATTGCTGAGAATGGCGAACTCGGACGCGACGCCGCACTCCAAGCATGGCGAGCAGACACTCCGTTCGACGTCATCCTGATGGATATGCAAATGCCGGTGATGGACGGCTACACGGCGACCGCTCAACTTCGCAATGCCGGCTACACCGGCCAGATCATCGCATTGACCGCTCATGCGATGCGCGGAGACGTTAATAAGTGCCTAGACGCCGGTTGCGACGCTTATCTAACCAAGCCGATTGAGCGTAAGTCGTTCTTGAAAGAAATCTCCGCTCGCATCCAAATGAGCACGTTGCAAAACAACACGGAGGCGAGATAA
- a CDS encoding DUF1552 domain-containing protein, whose translation MTNSHFLTRSFKRRRFLQGVGVCLGLPLLDCFRPLYGDSIPAGETPQRMLLISNNLGVLPAPFFPQQSGADYQLSPYLKVIGDHRQDFTVFSGLSHPSVVGGHSTENCFLTAARDPTRSGFRNSISLDQFAVEQLGQQTRFPTLNLGVNIDKANRSLSWSRDGALLPAEDSPAALFRQMFVQGSKSEVELRLHQLQQRSSILDVLLEDMRHFQRGLGTDDQHRLDQYFTSVRQLEERLHAAGNWEQLPKPVVEREPPVDILDKSQFFSKLELMLSMAQLALQSDSTRIVTLMIDAFATGVFEIVDQEKSLDGYHNLSHHGQSPQKVAQLEKVDLQQLRIFGELLESLAAQPDGAGRLLDSTMVLFGSNMGDANIHSNTNLPILLAGGGFQHGEHLAFRQDDNTPLCNLFVSMLQRMGVETDRFSSSTGTLTGLMPTSS comes from the coding sequence ATGACAAACTCACACTTCCTCACTCGCTCTTTCAAGCGACGCCGCTTTTTACAAGGCGTAGGCGTTTGTCTCGGCTTGCCGCTGCTCGACTGTTTCCGCCCGCTCTATGGCGATTCGATTCCTGCGGGCGAAACTCCGCAACGGATGTTGCTGATCTCGAATAATCTAGGCGTATTGCCTGCTCCCTTTTTTCCGCAACAAAGCGGCGCTGACTACCAATTATCGCCCTACTTAAAAGTGATCGGCGACCATCGCCAAGACTTTACCGTATTCAGCGGGTTGTCCCATCCGTCGGTTGTGGGTGGCCATTCGACCGAGAATTGCTTTCTTACCGCAGCCCGAGACCCGACGCGCAGCGGTTTTCGCAATTCGATTTCTCTCGATCAATTCGCGGTCGAGCAGCTCGGTCAACAAACGCGCTTCCCAACGCTCAACCTGGGCGTCAACATCGACAAAGCGAACCGCAGCTTGTCGTGGTCGCGCGACGGCGCCTTGCTGCCGGCCGAAGATAGTCCCGCGGCTCTATTTCGACAGATGTTTGTACAAGGGAGCAAAAGCGAAGTCGAACTTCGCCTACATCAACTGCAGCAACGCAGCAGCATCTTGGACGTCTTGTTAGAAGACATGCGTCATTTTCAACGTGGGCTGGGAACTGACGACCAACATCGACTGGATCAATATTTCACCTCGGTTCGCCAGTTGGAAGAACGTTTGCATGCCGCCGGCAACTGGGAACAACTACCAAAGCCTGTCGTCGAACGTGAACCGCCGGTCGACATCCTGGACAAATCGCAGTTCTTCTCGAAACTGGAGTTGATGCTTTCAATGGCGCAGTTAGCGTTACAGAGCGATTCGACCCGGATCGTAACGCTTATGATCGACGCGTTTGCAACCGGCGTGTTTGAGATTGTTGATCAGGAAAAATCGCTCGACGGCTACCACAACCTGAGCCACCATGGCCAGTCGCCGCAAAAGGTCGCCCAGCTCGAAAAAGTCGATCTGCAACAACTAAGAATCTTTGGCGAGTTGCTGGAAAGCCTGGCCGCCCAACCTGACGGCGCTGGTCGCTTGCTAGACAGTACGATGGTGCTGTTTGGCAGCAACATGGGAGACGCCAACATCCATAGCAATACCAACCTGCCGATTCTGCTGGCAGGCGGCGGATTTCAACATGGCGAGCACCTTGCGTTTCGTCAGGATGACAATACGCCGCTTTGCAATCTTTTCGTCAGCATGCTGCAGCGAATGGGAGTTGAAACCGATCGATTCTCCAGCAGCACCGGCACATTGACGGGACTCATGCCAACTTCTAGCTAA